From Ailuropoda melanoleuca isolate Jingjing chromosome 8, ASM200744v2, whole genome shotgun sequence, a single genomic window includes:
- the IZUMO1R gene encoding sperm-egg fusion protein Juno: MGKTAASHLRKWEGAAPALKSAMKRWWQLLLGLWTVMPPIWAGDELLNVCMNTKHHKREPGPEDKLYEECIPWQDNACCTASTSWEAHLDASLLYTFSLLHCGVMMPGCEKHFLQAICFYECSPNLGPWIQKMDSSGPGERILDAPLCQEDCEQWWEDCRTSYTCKSNWHGDWNRSGGKNRCPARAICHPFPHYFPTPADLCEKIWNHSFKASPEPRNSGQCLQKWFEPAQGNPNVAVARRFASMAPSWERSYTLMAFSLLLSFLSQKALLLPPTFLCSLSYGSAGPQQSSFLGPSLNGAAPAGGLEGH; encoded by the exons ATGGGCAAGACGGCAGCCTCCCATCTCCGGAAGTGGGAGGGAGCAGCTCCTGCTTTGAAA TCAGCCATGAAGCGGTGGTGGCAGCTCCTGCTAGGGCTGTGGACAGTCATGCCGCCCATCTGGGCTGGGGACGAGCTGCTCAATGTCTGCATGAACACCAAACACCACAAGCGAGAGCCTGGCCCAGAAGACAAGCTCTACGAGGAG TGCATCCCCTGGCAAGACAACGCCTGCTGCACGGCCAGCACCAGCTGGGAAGCCCACCTGGATGCGTCCCTGCTCTACACCTTCAGCTTGCTCCACTGCGGGGTGATGATGCCGGGCTGCGAGAAGCACTTCCTCCAGGCCATCTGCTTCTACGAGTGCTCCCCAAACCTGGGGCCTTGGATCCAGAAG ATGGACTCGAGTGGGCCAGGAGAGCGGATTCTGGATGCGCCCCTGTGCCAGGAGGACTGTGAGCAGTGGTGGGAAGACTGCCGTACATCTTACACTTGCAAATCCAACTGGCATGGCGACTGGAACCGGAGTGGAG GGAAGAACCGCTGCCCTGCAAGGGCCATCTGCCACCCTTTCCCCCATTACTTCCCCACCCCGGCTGACCTGTGTGAGAAGATTTGGAACCACTCCTTCAAGGCGAGCCCTGAGCCCCGGAACAGCGGGCAGTGCCTGCAGAAGTGGTTTGAGCCTGCTCAGGGCAACCCCAATGTGGCTGTGGCCCGCCGCTTTGCCAGCATGGCCCCGTCCTGGGAACGCTCCTACACGCTCAtggccttctctctgctcctgtcaTTCCTATCCCAAAAGGCCCTTCTTCTCCCACCCACATTCCTGTGCTCCCTCAGCTACGGGTCAGCCGGGCCACAGCAGTCTTCTTTCTTGGGTCCTTCCTTGAATGGAGCAGCACCGGCTGGGGGGCTAGAGGGACATTGA